One Oreochromis niloticus isolate F11D_XX linkage group LG16, O_niloticus_UMD_NMBU, whole genome shotgun sequence genomic window carries:
- the acod1 gene encoding cis-aconitate decarboxylase, with amino-acid sequence MLRKGITESFGAAIHALNTSQLTDGVINRSKRMMLDTLGVGLLGTRTAVFNKALKYSQLFTSQERSSVWGKSDIILPPHYAAFVNGIAVHSMDFDDTWHPATHPSGAVLPALLALAETLPSQPSGLDLLLAFNVGIEVQGRLMRFSKEAYNIPKRFHPPTVVGVMGSAAASAKLLGLSPEQCSHALAIAASSAGAPLANAATPTKPLHIGNAARRGLEAARLAQIGLKGNPAILDLDSGLGVYYKDYSPSAMADSAVRAYKWILEDQDVAFKRIPAHLGMHWVVDAALAAREKLQKAVGKFDLSQIRHVTLRVPPSKYVNCPLPATEHQARHSFQFNACTALLDNEVTVASFGDAHIGRSALKELLGKVSLETPEDNLPSFDKMYCEVEIAMHQGPSYKARCDTFYGHWRKPLTLKHLVEKFSVNASSVLCTEGVEGVIDVIGNIERVAECSILGSYLTMTSNQERLDRMRIL; translated from the exons ATGCTTCGCAAG ggTATCACAGAGAGCTTTGGAGCTGCGATCCATGCCCTCAACACctcacagctgacagatggtgTGATTAACAGGAGCAAAAGGATGATGCTGGACACCCTCGGTGTCGGACTATTAGGAACTAGAACAGCTGTCTTCAATAAGGCTCTGAAGTACAGTCAG TTGTTCACATCGCAGGAAAGGAGCAGCGTTTGGGGTAAATCGGACATAATCCTGCCTCCTCATTACGCTGCATTTGTTAATGGCATCGCA GTTCACTCCATGGACTTTGATGACACTTGGCACCCTGCGACTCATCCCTCGGGCGCCGTCCTACCTGCACTGCTGGCCCTGGCAGAGACACTTCCCAGCCAGCCCTCTGGTTTAGATCTCCTGCTAGCCTTCAATGTTGGCATTGAGGTTCAGGGCAGACTGATGAGGTTCTCCAAAGAAGCCTACAACATCCCTAAAAG ATTCCACCCTCCCACTGTTGTTGGAGTGATGGGCAGCGCTGCAGCCTCGGCTAAGCTCCTCGGTCTGTCCCCTGAACAGTGCAGTCATGCTCTTGCTATAGCAGCCTCCTCTGCCGGGGCGCCTTTAGCCAACGCTGCCACACCGACCAAACCTCTCCACATTGGAAACGCTGCTCGGAGAGGCCTAGAGGCCGCTCGGCTGGCCCAGATAGGACTGAAGGGAAATCCAGCCATACTGGATTTGGACAGTGGGCTTGGGGTTTACTACAAAGACTACAGTCCCTCTGCTATGGCGGATTCTGCTGTGAGAGCATATAAATGGATTCTGGAAGATCAGGACGTGGCATTCAAACGCATCCCCGCTCACCTCGGGATGCACTGGGTTGTCGATGCAGCTCTGGCAGCCCGGGAAAAGCTCCAAAAAGCAGTCGGCAAATTTGACCTCAGCCAGATCCGGCATGTCACACTTCGGGTGCCTCCATCCAAGTACGTTAACTGCCCGTTACCTGCCACAGAGCACCAAGCCAGGCACTCGTTCCAGTTCAACGCCTGCACCGCACTGCTGGATAACGAAGTGACCGTGGCGTCTTTCGGCGACGCTCATATCGGCCGGTCCGCTCTCAAGGAGCTCTTGGGCAAAGTCAGCTTGGAGACGCCGGAAGATAACCTGCCCAGTTTTGACAAGATGTACTGCGAGGTCGAGATAGCGATGCACCAGGGGCCGAGCTACAAAGCCAGATGTGACACTTTCTACGGCCACTGGAGGAAGCCGCTGACTCTGAAGCACCTGGTGGAGAAGTTCAGTGTGAATGCTTCGTCTGTGCTGTGCACAGAGGGAGTGGAGGGGGTCATTGATGTTATAGGAAACATTGAAAGGGTGGCAGAGTGCTCAATATTGGGTTCATATCTGACAATGACAAGTAATCAAGAGCGCCTTGACAGAATGAGGATTTTGTAA
- the zgc:162944 gene encoding ES1 protein homolog, mitochondrial, which yields MLSILQHCGRNLLTARTLQAVSSSYYSAQMGKRVAVVLAGCGVYDGSEIHEASAVLVHLSRGGATVNMFAPNIDQMHVVDHLKGAPAQEKRNVLVESARLARGNIQDLSKLSVKDHDAVIFPGGFGAAKNLCTWAVQGKDCSVNDEVKAALQAFHSEGKPIGLCCISPVLAAKVIPGCEVTVGIEKDDKYPDTADTAAAINQLGCKHVSKSVGESHVDEKNKLVTTCAFMCNAPIHEIFDGIGSMVQGVLKLA from the exons ATGCTCAGCATTCTGCAGCACTGTGGTCGCAACTTACTGACAGCTAGGACCCTCCAGGCCGTGAGCAGCAGTTATTATTCAGCGCAGATGGGTAAACGCGTGGCTGTGGTGCTGGCGGGCTGCGGGGTGTATGACGGCAGCGAGATCCACGAGGCCTCCGCTGTTTTGGTCCATCTGAGCAGAGGGGGTGCGACT GTGAACATGTTTGCACCCAACATTGACCAGATGCATGTGGTAGATCACCTGAAAGGTGCGCCTGCTCAGGAAAAGAGGAATGTGCTGGTGGAGAGCGCAAGGCTGGCCCGTGGAAACATCCAGGATCTGTCTAAACTCAGCGTGAAAGACCACGATGCTGTTATTTTCCCAG GCGGTTTTGGAGCTGCGAAGAATCTCTGCACGTGGGCAGTGCAGGGCAAGGACTGCTCTGTAAATGATGAGGTCAAGGCTGCTCTGCAGGCGTTCCACAGCGAAGGCAAACCCATCGGCCTCTGCTGCATCTCACCTGTGCTGGCTGCCAAAGTGATCCCCGGGTGCGAGGTCACCGTCGGCATCGAAAAGGATGACAA GTATCCAGACACCGCTGACACTGCAGCGGCCATCAACCAGCTGGGCTGCAAGCACGTGAGCAAGAGCGTCGGCGAGAGCCACGTGGATGAAAAGAACAAACTGGTCACCACCTGTGCCTTCATGTGCAACGCTCCGATCCACGAGATATTTGACGGAATCGGATCGATGGTGCAGGGCGTCCTGAAACTCGCCTGA